One window of Microcoleus vaginatus PCC 9802 genomic DNA carries:
- a CDS encoding chemotaxis protein CheW, with the protein MTHANYNRRFRSKKQGNVRIAPKKIVSFELGNIYYAVPIERVERIVKNFNAYGILPSGNSLLRHQEELITIINLSTIFPSSPSSAECKYLIICTLNKSDRLGIPIPDMPKILEITEESFCEIPQLYRQQQLPSVIEKLIRAPDGSEVFYLNFDLLSEM; encoded by the coding sequence ATGACTCACGCCAATTACAATCGCCGATTTCGGAGCAAGAAACAAGGTAATGTTAGAATTGCCCCTAAAAAAATTGTTTCCTTTGAACTAGGAAATATTTACTATGCTGTTCCTATTGAACGAGTGGAGCGCATTGTTAAAAACTTTAATGCCTACGGTATTTTACCTAGCGGTAATAGTTTATTGCGGCATCAAGAAGAACTGATTACCATAATTAATTTATCCACAATATTTCCCAGCAGTCCGAGCAGTGCTGAGTGCAAATACCTAATTATTTGTACCTTAAATAAAAGCGATCGGTTGGGGATTCCCATTCCTGATATGCCAAAAATTTTGGAAATTACCGAAGAAAGCTTCTGCGAGATTCCCCAATTGTACCGTCAACAGCAACTGCCTTCGGTAATAGAAAAGTTAATTCGCGCACCTGATGGTTCCGAAGTTTTTTATCTGAATTTTGATTTACTTAGCGAAATGTAG